Proteins found in one Coleofasciculaceae cyanobacterium genomic segment:
- the mreD gene encoding rod shape-determining protein MreD, with the protein MPRKNQTSIDILKVFNILFILASVVVCSILMLVNIPGMELLETNPNWLLIWVVAWSIKRTIWQGAIAGLMIGWIYDGITVSSPSHALSFVLVGVFTSSLQKQKYIGEDFISVAFVVFFMTIFAETIFAWQYAKYYLFSISENMQKYEETIVISAIITSLWSPAFYYPFNLWNEKVKLQTKVIKE; encoded by the coding sequence ATGCCACGTAAAAATCAGACATCTATTGATATTTTAAAAGTATTTAATATCTTATTTATTTTGGCTTCTGTGGTTGTATGTTCAATTTTAATGTTGGTTAATATTCCTGGCATGGAATTGTTAGAAACTAATCCTAATTGGCTATTAATTTGGGTAGTTGCTTGGAGTATTAAACGGACTATTTGGCAAGGCGCGATCGCTGGATTAATGATCGGCTGGATTTATGATGGTATAACTGTTAGCTCTCCTTCTCATGCACTTAGTTTTGTTTTAGTAGGGGTATTTACCTCCAGTTTACAAAAGCAAAAATATATTGGAGAGGATTTTATTTCAGTGGCTTTTGTCGTCTTTTTTATGACCATTTTTGCGGAAACGATTTTTGCTTGGCAATATGCTAAATATTATCTGTTTAGTATCTCTGAAAATATGCAAAAATATGAAGAAACAATAGTTATTTCTGCAATTATTACTAGTCTTTGGAGTCCCGCTTTTTATTATCCTTTTAATCTGTGGAATGAAAAAGTAAAATTGCAGACTAAGGTTATTAAAGAATAG
- the mreC gene encoding rod shape-determining protein MreC, whose product MSRWWDRYGFRTILIVVALIIALWVKQTQAAFLSEAYYLVISPFQSQKQLALEDRLTNARILELEQRVTELDRQNQQLKQVLNYAEAQTVETIATPIIKRSRDRWWNRVTLGKGSQDGIKPGYIVMGIGGLVGRVTHVTSHTSRVLLISDNTSRVGAILSRNRQLGYIKGEGSSTVVMHFFEQVADIKPGDRVSTSSLSKLYPAGLPIGKVKSTQQKKDTALEIEVELTAPIDILEWVVVQSFEPRLNR is encoded by the coding sequence ATGAGTCGTTGGTGGGATAGATATGGTTTTCGCACAATACTGATCGTCGTCGCATTGATTATAGCTTTGTGGGTCAAACAAACCCAAGCTGCATTTTTATCGGAAGCTTATTATTTGGTCATTAGTCCGTTTCAGTCTCAAAAACAGCTAGCTTTAGAGGATCGGCTCACTAATGCGCGAATTTTAGAGCTTGAGCAGCGTGTCACCGAATTAGATCGCCAGAATCAGCAGTTGAAGCAAGTATTAAATTATGCCGAAGCTCAAACAGTTGAAACGATTGCTACGCCTATAATTAAACGTAGTCGCGATCGCTGGTGGAATCGAGTTACTTTGGGCAAAGGTAGCCAAGACGGAATTAAACCAGGCTACATTGTCATGGGCATTGGGGGTTTGGTTGGGCGAGTTACTCACGTCACGTCTCACACTAGCAGGGTATTATTGATTAGCGATAATACTAGCCGAGTCGGGGCAATTTTGAGTCGTAACCGTCAGCTAGGATATATTAAGGGTGAAGGTTCATCAACGGTAGTAATGCATTTTTTTGAGCAGGTGGCAGATATCAAGCCAGGCGATCGAGTTTCTACGTCCAGTCTTAGTAAGCTATATCCTGCTGGGTTACCCATTGGCAAAGTTAAATCTACCCAGCAAAAGAAAGATACCGCTTTAGAAATAGAAGTTGAGTTGACTGCGCCGATTGATATTTTGGAATGGGTTGTAGTGCAGTCTTTTGAACCAAGGTTAAATCGGTAG
- the rfbD gene encoding dTDP-4-dehydrorhamnose reductase: protein MNRILLTGITGQVGQELQQTLTAVGEVIGLGRQELNLSQPEQIRQQIAEIKPDVIVNAAAYTAVDRSETESDKAMAINATAPKAIAQAAQDLGAVVLHISTDYVFNGQNHTPYLETDQTDPLGVYGKSKLLGEIGVQENCDRHIILRTAWVYGARGHGNFVKTMLKLGAARSQLNIVADQIGSPTWSYDIAQVITQLLSRSLTDSSIKGTYHFTNSGVASWYDLAVATFAEAKQLGFPLKIDQVFPITTEEFPTPTQRPAYSVLSKGKITAALGGIYPPYWRDSLRKMLSQWYSISIEEEAKQLVATHKV, encoded by the coding sequence ATGAATAGAATATTACTTACAGGAATCACAGGACAGGTAGGACAAGAATTACAGCAGACTCTAACTGCCGTAGGAGAAGTAATCGGTCTTGGTCGTCAAGAGCTAAACTTGAGCCAGCCTGAACAAATTCGACAGCAAATTGCCGAGATTAAGCCAGATGTGATTGTTAATGCGGCTGCCTATACCGCTGTAGATCGCTCAGAAACCGAGTCTGACAAGGCAATGGCCATTAATGCCACTGCGCCCAAAGCGATCGCCCAAGCTGCTCAAGATCTAGGTGCAGTCGTACTGCATATTTCAACCGACTATGTTTTTAACGGTCAAAATCATACTCCTTATTTAGAAACAGACCAAACCGATCCTTTAGGGGTATACGGTAAATCTAAACTACTGGGAGAAATAGGTGTCCAGGAAAATTGCGATCGCCACATTATTCTTCGCACTGCTTGGGTATATGGTGCAAGGGGACACGGCAACTTTGTCAAAACCATGCTGAAATTGGGTGCAGCCAGATCGCAATTAAACATAGTCGCCGATCAGATTGGTAGTCCCACTTGGTCTTATGATATTGCCCAGGTAATTACCCAGCTACTATCAAGATCTTTGACAGATTCTAGTATTAAAGGTACTTATCACTTTACTAATAGTGGTGTTGCCAGTTGGTATGACCTAGCGGTAGCTACTTTCGCTGAAGCAAAACAACTGGGCTTTCCGCTCAAGATTGACCAAGTTTTTCCCATCACTACCGAGGAGTTTCCGACACCTACTCAACGTCCTGCCTATTCAGTCTTGTCCAAAGGCAAAATCACCGCAGCACTAGGAGGAATTTATCCCCCCTATTGGCGTGACTCTTTAAGAAAAATGCTTAGCCAATGGTATTCCATTTCCATCGAGGAGGAAGCGAAACAACTAGTCGCTACCCATAAAGTTTGA
- a CDS encoding alpha-mannosidase: MVLNNSVTIIEQVIAKLRQLVQLEVQQTWRDITLLSIINLSSNLARINLQECQTASVNNQGYIVFPQGGQTKWLAQKITIPQTLNDYPLSGLNLRLVLTWWAQSAQIFINGKLVQQGDLFDSSARVLITDYAQPGQEYLVTIRLVSPNHDIGALMRSHLIYEKSHFTQIDPGLVADELSVLFKYICQFEPQHLDVLAAELNKFNWRNLENANRFAYDLAQLRSSLLPLAKNIKQRCFNLLGHAHLDMAWLWTTDETYEVAERTFKSVLNLQQDFPQLTFGHTSPALYQWIENNRPELFNQIQNAVGLDKWEILGGMWIEPETNLVSGESLIRQLLYGQEYYQSKFERICQVAWLPDSFGFTWQLPQIMQECGIEYFVTGKLHWNDTTKFPWGCFWWESPDGTRLLTVMSPPNVTGVMDTNPITMTNYAVDWEIQTGLQNIFWLPGVGDHGGGPTRDMLEVAAKWHNSPFFPEIKFSTAIDYLEKISSCNKHQVNNAQPSFPVWQDELYLELHRGCYTNHGEQKKYNRYSERLLYQAELWSSLATLLCGDRLDSQPLFSNINTIIETAGFCQGGHQQLIDVAWKKVLFNQFHDILPGTSIPEVFTEANQEWSTAIAIGENILQNALKAIALNIQLPEPPQPDAKPLVVFNSLNWSRSAIVTIEATEFALQNSTFWLCEHTGNKIPLEGNQEENKLNFWAANIPAVGYRLYWLCQQEISSKKPRIISDFSPNYQLENQYLKVVVNPQTGDLDSILDKINNREILNKPGNKLQAFKDKGQYWDAWNIDPDYEQKQLPGTKLASIERQDTGLTKSIRVIKKLNKSQFTQDYILELNSPLLKIANIVDWQETQVMVKVEFPLNVSSDIVTYEIPCGAIARTTAPKTEAERAKWEVPALNWADLTADDGKYGVSLLNDCKYGYDAKPERLRLTLLRSSQWPDPQSDKGVHRFTYAIYPHQHSWKEAKTVQKGYELNTPLLTVLLDRDRQNQPGFNQLSPTGELLNLSADNLVLMALKLSSTQQLIMRCYEAHGEAAILQLKSDLNFELDSSINCLEKEKPKTELINEIKPHKIVTFKLKENLEM, translated from the coding sequence ATGGTGCTAAATAATTCTGTAACCATCATCGAGCAAGTAATCGCTAAGTTACGTCAATTAGTTCAATTAGAGGTACAACAAACTTGGCGTGACATCACTCTTTTGAGCATAATTAATCTCAGCAGTAATTTAGCTAGAATTAATCTTCAAGAATGCCAGACTGCATCGGTAAATAACCAGGGCTATATTGTATTTCCTCAAGGAGGTCAAACAAAGTGGTTGGCACAGAAGATTACAATTCCCCAAACTTTAAATGATTATCCTTTATCAGGACTAAATTTACGTTTAGTCTTAACTTGGTGGGCGCAATCTGCTCAAATATTTATTAACGGGAAGTTGGTACAGCAGGGCGACTTATTTGACTCCTCAGCGCGGGTACTTATTACGGATTATGCCCAACCAGGACAAGAATATCTGGTTACTATACGCCTTGTTAGTCCTAATCATGACATTGGGGCGTTGATGCGATCGCACTTAATTTACGAAAAGTCACATTTTACTCAAATCGATCCTGGCTTGGTAGCTGACGAGCTTTCTGTCCTATTTAAATATATCTGTCAGTTTGAACCCCAACACCTGGACGTATTGGCAGCAGAATTAAATAAGTTTAATTGGCGCAATCTGGAAAATGCTAACAGGTTCGCATACGATTTGGCACAATTGCGATCGAGCCTGTTACCCCTAGCCAAAAATATTAAACAGCGTTGCTTTAACTTACTCGGTCATGCTCATTTAGATATGGCTTGGCTATGGACAACTGATGAAACTTATGAGGTAGCCGAACGTACTTTTAAATCTGTTCTTAACTTACAACAGGATTTTCCTCAGCTCACTTTTGGTCACACAAGTCCAGCACTATATCAGTGGATTGAAAATAATCGTCCTGAATTATTTAACCAGATCCAGAATGCAGTCGGGTTAGATAAGTGGGAAATACTCGGCGGTATGTGGATTGAACCTGAAACTAACTTAGTTAGCGGTGAATCGTTAATTAGGCAGTTGCTTTACGGACAAGAATACTATCAGTCAAAGTTTGAGCGTATTTGTCAGGTTGCTTGGCTACCCGATAGCTTTGGCTTTACCTGGCAACTTCCTCAGATTATGCAGGAGTGTGGGATTGAATATTTTGTCACGGGAAAGCTGCATTGGAATGATACAACCAAGTTTCCTTGGGGCTGTTTTTGGTGGGAATCACCCGATGGTACGCGCTTGCTTACGGTGATGTCTCCCCCCAACGTGACTGGAGTGATGGATACTAACCCGATTACCATGACTAACTATGCAGTCGATTGGGAAATCCAAACAGGCTTGCAGAATATTTTTTGGTTACCAGGAGTAGGCGATCATGGTGGTGGACCGACTAGAGATATGTTAGAAGTTGCTGCTAAATGGCATAACTCGCCGTTTTTCCCCGAAATTAAATTTTCTACCGCTATTGATTACCTAGAAAAGATATCTAGTTGTAATAAGCATCAGGTAAATAATGCCCAGCCTTCATTTCCTGTCTGGCAAGACGAACTATATCTGGAATTGCATCGCGGTTGCTACACCAACCATGGAGAACAAAAAAAGTATAACCGCTATAGTGAAAGACTGCTTTATCAGGCGGAGTTGTGGTCAAGTCTCGCAACCCTGCTTTGTGGGGACAGGCTTGATAGCCAGCCACTATTTTCCAATATAAATACAATAATCGAAACAGCAGGTTTTTGTCAAGGGGGTCATCAACAGCTAATCGATGTTGCCTGGAAAAAAGTTTTATTTAATCAGTTTCACGATATTCTGCCTGGGACATCTATCCCCGAAGTATTCACCGAAGCCAATCAGGAGTGGTCAACAGCGATCGCCATAGGAGAGAATATCTTACAAAATGCTTTAAAAGCGATCGCTTTAAATATTCAGTTGCCTGAACCGCCTCAACCCGATGCGAAACCTCTAGTGGTATTTAATTCGTTGAATTGGTCGCGATCGGCAATAGTTACTATTGAAGCTACGGAATTTGCCCTGCAAAATTCAACCTTCTGGCTCTGCGAGCATACAGGGAACAAAATACCTTTAGAGGGTAATCAAGAAGAAAATAAATTGAATTTTTGGGCTGCTAATATTCCAGCGGTAGGCTATCGTTTGTATTGGTTGTGTCAGCAGGAAATAAGCTCAAAGAAACCCAGAATTATCAGTGATTTTTCGCCAAATTATCAATTAGAAAATCAGTATTTAAAAGTAGTTGTTAATCCCCAGACTGGTGATTTAGATAGTATATTGGACAAAATAAATAATCGAGAGATCCTCAACAAACCAGGAAATAAACTACAGGCTTTTAAAGATAAAGGGCAATATTGGGATGCTTGGAATATCGATCCCGATTATGAACAAAAGCAATTACCAGGAACAAAATTAGCGTCAATTGAACGGCAAGACACGGGGTTAACAAAAAGTATTAGAGTTATCAAAAAACTAAATAAATCTCAATTTACTCAAGACTATATTTTAGAATTAAATTCACCTCTTTTAAAGATAGCTAACATCGTAGATTGGCAAGAAACTCAGGTAATGGTTAAGGTAGAGTTTCCCTTGAATGTATCTAGTGACATTGTTACCTACGAAATTCCCTGTGGAGCGATCGCACGAACTACCGCGCCTAAAACAGAAGCAGAACGAGCCAAATGGGAAGTACCCGCCTTAAATTGGGCAGATTTAACCGCTGACGATGGCAAATATGGCGTTAGTCTACTTAATGATTGCAAGTATGGTTACGATGCCAAACCAGAGCGATTACGCCTAACTTTATTACGTTCGTCCCAATGGCCAGATCCCCAAAGTGACAAGGGAGTCCATCGCTTTACCTATGCTATTTATCCTCATCAACATAGCTGGAAAGAAGCAAAAACGGTGCAGAAAGGTTATGAGCTAAACACACCCTTGCTAACAGTATTGCTCGATCGCGATCGACAAAATCAACCAGGATTTAATCAATTATCACCAACAGGTGAGCTATTAAACTTATCGGCCGATAATTTAGTTCTCATGGCATTGAAGCTATCTTCTACCCAACAACTTATTATGCGTTGCTATGAAGCCCACGGAGAAGCTGCAATCTTACAGCTTAAAAGTGATTTAAATTTTGAGTTAGACAGCTCGATTAACTGCCTAGAGAAAGAAAAACCAAAAACCGAACTAATCAATGAAATCAAACCTCACAAAATCGTGACTTTTAAACTAAAAGAAAATTTAGAGATGTAG
- a CDS encoding glycosyltransferase encodes MKFGILCPPGTGHLNPMSALGYELQQRGHQVTLFGLPDIESYAIAAKLDFYPIGAAKFPLGSGRRSQDRLGKLDGILALLYTIDLFRQGTEVILQEVPPACKRTGVEVLLIDQASFEGSTIAEYLNLPFITICNALLLNSESTVPPSLTGWNYDSSWLGQLRNQVGTNLLKLAGIPIQLIVNQYREKWVLKALSSQDELEIWSKRAIISQQPPSFEFPRQNLPDYFYFVGPLVNDIARAEIPFPWEKLTDKPLVYASLGTVQNKILWVFIQIAYACLGLDIQLVISLGGATEPDELGYVPGSPIVVKAAPQLALLQRASLCITHAGMNTTLESLSNGVPMIAIPITNDQPAVAARIAWTKTGEVIDLNNCTVDTLKTAIQQVLSQPEYRQNALKLKAEIEQAGGVSKAVEIIEANI; translated from the coding sequence ATGAAATTTGGTATCCTTTGTCCTCCAGGTACAGGACATCTCAACCCCATGAGTGCTTTGGGTTATGAACTGCAACAGCGAGGACATCAAGTTACCTTGTTTGGGCTACCTGATATTGAATCTTATGCGATCGCTGCTAAGTTGGATTTTTATCCTATTGGTGCAGCCAAGTTTCCCTTAGGTAGTGGTAGGCGATCGCAAGATCGTTTAGGTAAGTTAGATGGCATCCTGGCGCTGCTTTACACTATCGATCTATTTCGTCAGGGAACAGAAGTAATTTTACAAGAAGTTCCGCCAGCCTGTAAACGAACAGGTGTTGAAGTTTTATTAATCGATCAAGCTTCGTTTGAAGGTTCGACAATTGCTGAATATCTCAACCTACCTTTTATAACTATCTGCAATGCTTTATTGCTAAATTCTGAATCCACTGTTCCTCCTTCTCTGACAGGCTGGAATTACGATTCTTCATGGCTAGGACAACTCCGTAACCAGGTTGGTACTAATTTGCTCAAACTGGCAGGTATACCAATCCAGCTAATAGTTAATCAGTATCGAGAAAAATGGGTTTTGAAAGCTTTATCTAGTCAGGATGAGCTCGAGATCTGGTCAAAAAGAGCTATTATTAGCCAGCAACCACCATCATTTGAATTTCCTCGCCAGAATTTACCTGACTATTTTTACTTTGTAGGACCATTAGTTAATGACATTGCTCGTGCCGAGATACCTTTTCCTTGGGAAAAGTTGACTGATAAACCTTTGGTTTACGCTTCACTAGGTACAGTTCAAAACAAGATACTTTGGGTTTTTATTCAAATTGCCTATGCTTGTTTAGGTTTAGACATTCAGTTGGTTATTTCCTTAGGAGGCGCAACTGAACCAGATGAATTAGGCTATGTTCCTGGTTCACCGATTGTGGTTAAAGCAGCACCGCAACTAGCTTTACTTCAGCGCGCTAGTTTATGTATTACACATGCTGGAATGAACACTACCCTAGAATCTTTAAGTAACGGTGTGCCAATGATAGCTATTCCGATAACCAACGATCAGCCAGCCGTAGCTGCACGCATAGCTTGGACAAAAACAGGAGAGGTAATTGACCTCAACAATTGCACCGTAGACACTCTCAAGACAGCTATCCAACAGGTTTTATCTCAACCCGAATACCGTCAAAATGCTTTAAAGCTAAAAGCTGAAATTGAACAGGCAGGAGGCGTAAGCAAAGCAGTCGAAATCATCGAAGCCAATATTTAA
- the rfbC gene encoding dTDP-4-dehydrorhamnose 3,5-epimerase, with product MDVIATTIPDVLIIQPKVFGDERGFFLESFNEKTLKEKAGITAKFVQDNHSRSAKNVLRGLHYQIKQTQGKLVRVVSGEVYDVALDIRKSSPTFGQWTGCFLSEANHRQFWVPPGFAHGFVVLSETADFLYKTTDYYAPEYERSILWNDPQLNIDWKITDKPVLSAKDQAGVPLEEAEVFV from the coding sequence ATGGATGTTATTGCGACAACAATCCCCGATGTTTTAATTATTCAACCCAAAGTATTTGGTGATGAGCGTGGCTTTTTTCTAGAAAGCTTTAACGAAAAAACCTTGAAAGAGAAAGCAGGAATTACGGCTAAGTTTGTCCAAGACAATCATTCTCGTTCTGCCAAAAATGTTTTACGAGGTTTGCATTATCAAATTAAACAGACTCAAGGAAAGCTAGTTCGAGTAGTATCAGGGGAAGTATATGATGTAGCGTTGGATATCCGCAAAAGTTCTCCGACTTTTGGACAGTGGACAGGCTGCTTTTTGAGCGAAGCCAATCATCGACAGTTTTGGGTTCCCCCTGGGTTTGCTCATGGCTTTGTCGTTTTATCTGAGACTGCCGACTTTTTATACAAGACAACTGATTATTACGCACCAGAGTACGAACGTTCGATTTTGTGGAACGATCCCCAACTAAATATAGACTGGAAAATAACAGACAAGCCAGTTTTATCTGCCAAAGACCAAGCTGGAGTACCTTTAGAAGAGGCTGAGGTGTTTGTATGA
- a CDS encoding rod shape-determining protein — protein MGIDLGTANTLVYISGKGIVLEEPSVVAIDRKTETPRAFGKEAKLLLGRAPENIEALRPLKNGVIADFDATEAMIHEFVKRAFEGNPLVHPRMVIGIPSGVTKLERRAVIEAASNAGAREVDLIEEPLAAAIGAGLPISEPTGNMIVDIGGGTTEVAVISSQGKVISESIRIAGDELTEAIANHIKKEHKLAIGENTAENIKFNLGSAYPVDDNERTTEVRGLHLLSGLPGTIEISETEIRACLQESVRNIIDTIKRTLEQTPPDLAADIIDRGIMLAGGGAMLRGLDVLIAHETGIVTHIAAEPLKCVVLGTGRVLEDKTLDRVFSDRSILT, from the coding sequence ATGGGAATAGATCTAGGTACTGCTAATACTTTGGTATACATATCTGGTAAAGGAATTGTCTTGGAAGAACCTTCTGTAGTGGCGATTGACCGTAAAACAGAAACTCCAAGAGCATTTGGTAAAGAAGCAAAATTATTATTAGGGCGCGCTCCCGAAAATATTGAAGCTTTACGTCCACTCAAAAACGGTGTAATTGCCGACTTTGACGCGACAGAAGCAATGATCCATGAATTTGTTAAACGGGCTTTTGAAGGCAACCCTTTGGTTCATCCTCGCATGGTAATTGGTATTCCTAGCGGGGTAACCAAATTAGAGCGTCGGGCAGTAATTGAAGCGGCTTCTAATGCAGGAGCGAGGGAAGTAGACTTGATTGAAGAACCTTTGGCAGCAGCCATTGGTGCGGGTTTACCGATTAGTGAGCCGACAGGCAACATGATTGTGGATATTGGCGGAGGTACAACAGAAGTCGCTGTAATTAGTTCTCAGGGTAAAGTAATCAGCGAATCAATTCGGATTGCCGGGGATGAATTAACCGAAGCGATCGCTAATCATATCAAAAAGGAGCATAAGCTGGCGATTGGCGAAAATACTGCTGAAAATATTAAATTCAATCTGGGTTCGGCTTATCCAGTTGATGATAATGAGCGCACCACGGAAGTAAGAGGTTTGCATTTGCTATCAGGATTACCTGGCACTATTGAAATTAGTGAAACGGAAATTCGTGCTTGTCTTCAAGAATCGGTCAGAAACATTATTGACACTATTAAGCGTACCCTAGAGCAAACTCCCCCAGACTTGGCTGCGGATATTATTGACCGTGGCATTATGTTAGCAGGAGGTGGCGCAATGTTACGCGGGCTAGATGTTTTGATCGCTCATGAAACAGGTATTGTTACTCATATTGCTGCTGAACCTTTAAAATGTGTAGTTTTGGGTACAGGAAGAGTATTAGAAGATAAAACCTTGGATCGAGTGTTTAGCGATCGCTCTATATTAACTTAA
- a CDS encoding glucose-1-phosphate thymidylyltransferase yields the protein MKAIILSGGKGTRLRPLTYTGAKQLVPVANKPILWYGIESIVAAGITEIGIIISPETGGEVQSKTGNGDRFGAKITYIRQDEPLGLAHAVKVAQAFLGDSPFVMYLGDNLVQSELDLFIDKFKSKHLDALTLLCPVENPSAFGVAKVDETGKVLQLIEKPQNPPSNLALVGVYLFSPAIHQAIANIQPSPRGELEITDAIQYLIDQQQSVASFRLQGWWLDTGKKDDLLAANQIILDTCLESTHEGTIDEQSKISGRVHVGKGSQITNSMIRGPVTIGKNCKIQNCFIGPYSSIADDTTLIDIDIEHSVILKGATLEGISSRIVDSLIGERAHLQVAPQRPKALRFMIGDDSKIELT from the coding sequence ATGAAAGCAATTATTCTGTCTGGTGGTAAAGGTACGAGATTGCGTCCCCTAACTTATACAGGCGCGAAACAGCTAGTCCCTGTCGCCAACAAGCCCATCCTGTGGTACGGGATTGAATCCATTGTGGCTGCGGGTATTACAGAAATTGGCATTATTATCAGTCCCGAAACAGGAGGAGAAGTACAGTCAAAAACGGGTAATGGCGATCGCTTTGGGGCAAAAATTACCTATATTCGGCAAGATGAACCCTTGGGACTGGCTCATGCTGTCAAGGTAGCACAAGCATTTTTAGGAGATTCTCCTTTTGTCATGTACCTGGGAGACAACCTGGTGCAAAGTGAGCTTGACCTGTTTATCGATAAGTTCAAATCAAAACACTTAGATGCTTTAACTCTTCTTTGCCCAGTAGAAAATCCCAGCGCCTTTGGGGTAGCCAAGGTAGACGAGACAGGGAAGGTGTTGCAGCTAATCGAAAAGCCCCAAAATCCTCCTTCCAATTTAGCCCTAGTGGGAGTTTATTTATTCTCGCCAGCAATTCATCAGGCGATCGCTAATATCCAGCCATCTCCTAGAGGGGAACTAGAAATTACCGATGCGATCCAGTACCTGATTGACCAGCAGCAGAGTGTAGCGTCTTTTAGACTACAGGGATGGTGGTTAGATACAGGGAAAAAAGACGATCTTTTAGCAGCAAATCAGATTATTTTAGATACCTGCTTAGAATCTACCCATGAGGGAACTATAGATGAGCAAAGTAAGATTAGCGGTAGAGTTCATGTAGGGAAAGGCTCGCAGATTACCAACTCGATGATTCGTGGCCCTGTAACCATCGGTAAAAACTGCAAGATCCAAAATTGCTTTATCGGTCCTTATAGCAGTATCGCCGATGATACAACCTTAATCGACATTGATATCGAGCATAGCGTGATTCTTAAAGGAGCAACCTTAGAAGGAATAAGCTCTCGGATTGTTGATAGCTTGATTGGAGAAAGAGCGCATCTTCAAGTTGCACCCCAGCGTCCGAAAGCACTGCGGTTCATGATCGGCGACGACTCAAAGATTGAACTGACGTAA
- a CDS encoding multicopper oxidase domain-containing protein, with product MSDLFHLDRFKTRRQFIQWGLLAGGISAAALKFNTGKAQAANSVKIPPLPKTGDYLDLSFNPMLVLRDFDYGTLKEENGQTVREFEVYAHSTPIQLNSAITFISWNLNDRVPAPTLRATEGDRVRIIFHNQDGHSHSLHFHGTHPVEMDGMVSIRRDQTTVYEFDAEPYGVHPYHCHVAPVTRHVGKGLYGLFIVDPPEGRPDADEMVMVMGAYDLDSDDVNELYAFNGIPNYYRDYPIPIYQNQLIRLYILNMIEFDPAVTFHIHANMFQVYRTGRSLEPNEESDVITIGTAERHILEFAYKYPGKYMFHPHQDYIAEHGCMGYFDVIPEEA from the coding sequence ATGTCAGACCTATTTCACTTAGATCGATTTAAGACTCGCCGTCAGTTTATCCAATGGGGATTACTGGCGGGCGGTATTTCTGCTGCTGCACTCAAGTTCAATACTGGCAAAGCTCAGGCTGCTAACTCGGTTAAAATTCCTCCCCTACCAAAAACAGGCGATTATCTTGATTTAAGCTTCAATCCCATGTTAGTTCTAAGAGATTTTGACTACGGTACTCTCAAAGAAGAAAACGGGCAGACCGTAAGGGAGTTTGAAGTGTATGCTCATAGTACACCTATACAGCTAAATAGCGCGATTACTTTTATTAGCTGGAATTTGAACGATCGCGTCCCCGCCCCAACCCTAAGAGCCACCGAAGGCGATCGCGTGCGGATTATCTTTCATAATCAAGACGGACATTCTCATAGTCTGCACTTCCACGGTACGCATCCTGTCGAGATGGACGGAATGGTATCGATACGTCGAGATCAAACAACTGTCTATGAGTTTGATGCCGAACCCTATGGCGTTCATCCTTATCATTGTCATGTTGCGCCTGTAACCCGTCATGTAGGCAAGGGACTATATGGCTTGTTCATTGTCGATCCCCCTGAAGGTCGTCCTGATGCAGATGAAATGGTGATGGTGATGGGCGCTTACGACCTAGATAGTGACGATGTTAATGAACTGTATGCTTTTAATGGTATCCCTAACTATTATCGTGATTATCCAATTCCAATTTATCAAAATCAATTAATCCGACTCTATATACTCAATATGATTGAGTTCGATCCCGCCGTTACTTTTCATATTCATGCCAATATGTTCCAGGTATATCGTACTGGTCGTAGCCTGGAACCTAATGAGGAAAGCGATGTAATTACTATAGGAACTGCCGAACGCCATATTTTAGAATTTGCCTATAAATATCCAGGTAAATATATGTTTCATCCCCATCAAGACTATATTGCCGAACACGGCTGCATGGGATATTTCGATGTAATTCCCGAAGAAGCATAA